The following nucleotide sequence is from Bacteroidota bacterium.
ACGGCTTCAACCTTATCAACGGTAAGGATGAACATGCAAACAGCCAAGTTGCTCGAAGAATCGAAAGAACAAGCTCAAGCACTGTCTTCGCAGGAAGAAGAAATGCGCCAAAACATGGAAGAGCTCACTGCTACCCAAGAAGAAGCTGCCCGTCAGGCCGAACAGTTTATGAAGCTCGAGAACACGGTGAACCACACAATGATCCGGGCAGAATACAACATTCGCGGGACTCTCATCTATGCCAACACCAATTTTCTTCGTAAACTCGAATATACATCCAACTCACAAGTCGAGGGTAAACATATTTCAATGTTTATTAGTAGCAAGGACAAGGAATGGTTCGATAATCTTTGGAAAAACCTCGCCAAAGGCGGACGACACTTCGAAGGATATATGAAACACGTAACCCGAACCGGCAAAGATTTATGGACCATGGCTACCTATACTTGCATAAGAAACGAAGAGGGCGAAGCCGAAAAAATCCTTTTCCTGGCACTCGACACTACCGAACAGAAAAAGATGATGCTAAGTCTCGAAGGAGTGATGCAAGCAGTAAACCAGTCGAGTATTAAAATTGAATTCGATATCAGCGGAAACATAAAATCGTTTAGCGAAAACTTTCTATACCAATTTCAATACAAAGAAAAAGAAGCAACCAGCCTAAATATATCCGACCTGATAGACCCGCTCGAATTGGAAGGTTTCAACAAAAAATGGGAAAACATTGTCAATGGCATCAACTTCGAAGGCCAGTTTAAAGTTCAAACCAAAACCCACGAAGTGAACTGGATTCAAGGTGCATTCAGTGCCGCCATCAACATGTACAACGAAGTAGACAAAATTATCTTCATTGGACACGATATTACAAAACAGAAAAAAATGGAGATTGAGTTTATCAATCAAAATGATATTCTGAAAAAGCAGGAAAAATTACTTCGCGAATCGGAAAAAGAACTTAACCGTAAGCTTCGTGAAGCACGTTTAGAAATGCAGGAGCAATTTAAAGAAACTGAAAACATAAAAATCAGAAACGAGCGCACACTCGAAGGTGCTTTGGATGCTATCATACAAACAACACATGACAATAAAATTATTTTTTATAACAAGGCCGCTGAGTCTTTACTTGGGTTCAGCAAAGAAGAAACTATTGGGCAGCAAATAAGTATGTTGTTTGCTGAAAACAGTGTGGCTGAAAATGACTTTATTGTGAAATACACAGGAAACGAGGAAAAAATAGTAGGTGTTCGAACCGAAATAAAAATGAAGAAAAAAGACAATGAAGAAATCTCTGTTTTAATCTTATTGTCCAAAGCTCAGGTTGATAAGGAAACAACCTATACAGCATTTATTCAAAATATTGAAATAGAGCTTTTTTAAAGGCTAAACAAATCGTAATTCACCTTAAATATGTTTACCAGAAAAGCTAATTCGAGTAAAAATCTTGAAAAGAATTTCAAAATTCTTGAAGCGGAAAACGAACAACTCAGAAAAAGCTTATTGGACAATTCCAATCATTACTCAATTGAATACTTCTTCAAATACTTGCAAACTGAAAATGTTGACTTATTGATTGTAAATACTGAAAACCTGACCACGAAATTACTGTTTCAGGGTCAAAATATGAATGTTTTGCTTTTGTTTCCTAATTCGATTCTGGACCTTAAAAACCTTTTGCCCGATGAAGATCAGGAATCATTTTTACAAACAATAAAACGATCTGAATCGAAAGGTACTTTAAAGTTTCGCTCGAAACTAAACGTCCAAAGAAACGATTTTAAAGAAACAAAACCTATTGAATTTGTTTTCTCGCCCCTGCAACAAGGCAGCATTTTACTCGCTATTAAAGATATTACAGAACTCACGAAACAGCAGAAAGAGTTATCAAAAACCAGGGAGAAAATGGAAGAGTCGGACAAGTTAAAAACCATTCTTTTATCTAATATTTCCCACCAGATACGTACTCCCCTTAACTCAATTACCGGTTTTTCAGAGTTACTTGCCACCGAAGAACCAGATATAATTAAACGTAAAGAATACATCGAAATTATTAAAAGGCAGAGTAAACGAATTTTAAATCTGATTGACAACATTTCGGAGGTCAGCAAACTGGAATCGGGAAAAATAAATATCTCGAAAACCGTATGCAATTTAGACCTGATGTTGAATGAATTGCTTCTGGGATTGAACCAGCAACGCACCGAAACACGCAAGGAGGCTGTGAGTCTGGAGTTGTTGCTGCCGGAGAAAAAGAGTCCGGAAGTATTATGCGATACAGGCCGGCTTCAACAAGTTCTACTGAACCTTGTCTATTATTCCCTGCGCTATACTCAACAAGGCAAGATTCAATTTGGCTACCAGATAGACGAAATCAGCCAAAAATTGGAGTTCTTTTTACACGATACCAGCGATGGACTTACCAAAGAAGAGCAAAAAACAGTGTTTGACCGCTTTATGGTAATCGACAAATCCGAAGCTGGTAAACTTGAAGATCCTGGATTGGGGCTTACCATTGCCCGCGAAATTGTGAAAGCACTTGGCGGACGCATTTGGGTTGAATCGGAAAAAGAAAAAGGCACATCCTTCTTTTTTCAGATACCTTTTGAAGTGGCCGATGAAACCCACCACGATGGCATGCCGGAAGAACTTCTCCTAACAAAACCTTTTAATTTTGCCAATAAAGTTATTCTAATCGTAGACGACGAAGACGTCAATGCCATGTTTCTTGAAGCTGTTTTTCAGGAGACCGGAGCACAAACCATCTTTGCTAAAAATGGAATTCAGGCAGTTGACCTCTTGAAATCCATTAACAAAATCGATTTGGTGTTAATGGATCTGAAAATGCCCTTAATGAATGGCATCGCTGCAACAAAAGAGATCAGAAAATTCAATAAAACTGTGCCTATAATTGCCCAAACTGCACTTGCAAGTGAAGAAGATAAAAACGAATGTCTCTCGGCAGGTTGTAACAATGTAATTTTAAAACCCATTGAAGTGTTAGAGCTTATGCAAATGGTATCGGAAAACCTAAACATATAGTATTAGCATTAATTTCCTTTTCGAAAGAAAATATGGAAATCAAGCACGTGAATATTGTGGTATCAGGGATAGTTCAGGGTGTAGGGTTCCGGTATAGTTGTCAAAAGATTGCCAGAAGTTTAGGGGTAAAAGGTTTTGTGAAGAATATGTACAATGGCGATGTATATATCGAGGTCGAAGGAGATGAAGCCCAGCTAAACAACATGGTAAAATGGTGCTGGCAAGGGCCCTTAAACGCGCGAGTTACCGAAGTAAGCATAGACAATGGATCGGTGAAAAATTTTAAGCATTTCGAAATTAAATCCTAAAACATTTCATCTAACCCGAAAAGCTGGTCCAATGATAAATAGTTGAAGAAGGCATTGCATAAAATCAAAAAATAAGATTATATTAGGCTTATTGATTGAATATTATCTGATTCGCAATAGAAACCTCAAAAAGCTATACCTTATTAAACCGAATTGAGATGACAAACCCAAAACGCAAAATACTAGTTCCCTACGATTATACTGAACGTTCAGATTTTGCGATTAAGCATGCCGTGCAGTTCGCAAAGATTATTGAAGCAGACATAGTTCTCCTTCATGTAATTACCGATATTCAGAACGAAGCCCAGGAATTACACCGACTCGAAAAAGTAGCCACCGAATTCATTGAAAAATATGCCGTGCATATCGAATGCAAAATCAGACCCGGAGTTATTTATAAAGTTATAAAAGCGGTAGCAGAATCGATTGAAGCATTTATGGTGGTTATGAAAACTCACCCCTTACGCGGGAGAGAGAAATTTATTCGTAGCCGGTCAATTGGTGTGATGATGGGTTCAAAAATACCCTTTATTATAATTCAGGATGCTCCAAAGCGGCTTGCCATTCGCGACATTGTATTCCCAATAGATTTCCGCCGGGAGAATAAGGAAAAATTGGTATGGATAAGCACCTTGTCGAAATATTACACTTCGAAAATACATTTACTGAAACCCTCTGCCAACGATTACAGGGTGCGAAATAACCTAGAATTTGCCAAGCGCTTTCTGGAAGGTAAAAAACTTTCTTATGAAATAGTAACTGGTAAAAGGAGTTACTCCAATGCCAATGAAACTATTGAATTTGCGCACGAAGTCGATGCCCAACTGATTATGATTATGCTTAATAAGAATATTGGGCTTTTCAGTTCTTTATTTGGATTAAGTGCGCAAAAAATCATTACAAACAAATACAATATCCCCGTAATGGTGCTTAATCCGCGCACTGAATTACACAAATACGAAGGTTTTAATTAAGCTGGGGCCTGAAGGTATATTTGTCTGGATTATATTGTTTCAAAACTCGATTGCCGAACCCATCCTTGTTTACCATCGGATAACTTTATCTCAACCCACTCGTCGATTGAGCGCACAAGGCTTATTTTAGTGCCTTCGTGTATAATAAACACCGTTACTCCATTCAAATCCGGCGATCCTTTCACGGTTACTGTTGGCTCCATCACAATAGCCCTGTCCGATTTTTCGACATAAGACCTGGTTTTGTGCGAAAAGCTGTAAGCACTAATGCTAAGAATTAAAAATACTACGCCGATTGAGAAGAATGTGACTTTTCGATTTTGCACCTTAGATATCAGGTAGAAGTATAAAACAATAAGCGTGAGGAACAATAGAACCACAGAAGCTAGTGCCCATTGATTAGAGGTAAAGGACGAGATGACTCTCCTTGCCTGACTCATTAGAAAGAATTCAGGGATGATTTCGATACGGTCGATGGTATAGGCCTGAGCTTTTGATAAATTAAAAATTATATCCTGATTGGAAGGGTCCAGCAGTAAAGCTTTTTCGTAATACAAAATTGCCCGGGCATAATCGTTCGTTTTAAAGTAGCTATTGCCAATATTCATAAGCAGTTCGGGCGAAGTATAACCGCTATCAGCAATTTCTAAGTATAAATTGAGCGCAGTTCGAAAATCATTTTGCGAGTAAAGCCGGTTTGCTTGATCGAATAATGAATTGGCAAGAGATTCCTGACTATTCAATGGTAGAATTCCGATTAGGAATAAACTAGCAATTAAAACTATTCTTTTCATTAATTTCAAAATTAAAACAAATCGCATTTACACCTGTTTTTTTGATAATTCCGGCAAGTAATAAAATCTATATTTAAATAAACTGCTCGATACGCGATAAAATCGAACCTGCCTTATTGATAAGTTCTTCAGGTTGGTTGCCTTGCGCTCCTGGTGCATATCGGGCATATTCGCAAATTTCTATAAGAGCCATTAACTCTTCAACTAAAGCCGAGTCGACATGAAG
It contains:
- a CDS encoding universal stress protein, coding for MTNPKRKILVPYDYTERSDFAIKHAVQFAKIIEADIVLLHVITDIQNEAQELHRLEKVATEFIEKYAVHIECKIRPGVIYKVIKAVAESIEAFMVVMKTHPLRGREKFIRSRSIGVMMGSKIPFIIIQDAPKRLAIRDIVFPIDFRRENKEKLVWISTLSKYYTSKIHLLKPSANDYRVRNNLEFAKRFLEGKKLSYEIVTGKRSYSNANETIEFAHEVDAQLIMIMLNKNIGLFSSLFGLSAQKIITNKYNIPVMVLNPRTELHKYEGFN
- a CDS encoding acylphosphatase, whose translation is MKHVNIVVSGIVQGVGFRYSCQKIARSLGVKGFVKNMYNGDVYIEVEGDEAQLNNMVKWCWQGPLNARVTEVSIDNGSVKNFKHFEIKS
- a CDS encoding tetratricopeptide repeat protein; translated protein: MKRIVLIASLFLIGILPLNSQESLANSLFDQANRLYSQNDFRTALNLYLEIADSGYTSPELLMNIGNSYFKTNDYARAILYYEKALLLDPSNQDIIFNLSKAQAYTIDRIEIIPEFFLMSQARRVISSFTSNQWALASVVLLFLTLIVLYFYLISKVQNRKVTFFSIGVVFLILSISAYSFSHKTRSYVEKSDRAIVMEPTVTVKGSPDLNGVTVFIIHEGTKISLVRSIDEWVEIKLSDGKQGWVRQSSFETI
- a CDS encoding PAS domain S-box protein, whose translation is MDFEYKRDVYWPVIFSIIVSSILFLVGIIISVIGNKDLVISFNSIVKLIFSDNILWILALQLVVFPLAVYFFTQHTSKKMFELKHNFEQLSTKEKLVTGYIDHLTHDRYEMELEELSSKDAVTQSLNNLRETLKRNKDLVDRQRKEDENRNWHAEGHAKFGEILRNNNDFETLSFNVISELTNYVGAIQGGFYHLEESSLQKYFELSAFYAYGRKKYADNRIPFGKGLISTAVVEGKTIHLKMIPEGYIRVTSGLGQANPKELIVTPLISEGKAFGVLEIATLGTFSKDHIEFIEKVCESTASTLSTVRMNMQTAKLLEESKEQAQALSSQEEEMRQNMEELTATQEEAARQAEQFMKLENTVNHTMIRAEYNIRGTLIYANTNFLRKLEYTSNSQVEGKHISMFISSKDKEWFDNLWKNLAKGGRHFEGYMKHVTRTGKDLWTMATYTCIRNEEGEAEKILFLALDTTEQKKMMLSLEGVMQAVNQSSIKIEFDISGNIKSFSENFLYQFQYKEKEATSLNISDLIDPLELEGFNKKWENIVNGINFEGQFKVQTKTHEVNWIQGAFSAAINMYNEVDKIIFIGHDITKQKKMEIEFINQNDILKKQEKLLRESEKELNRKLREARLEMQEQFKETENIKIRNERTLEGALDAIIQTTHDNKIIFYNKAAESLLGFSKEETIGQQISMLFAENSVAENDFIVKYTGNEEKIVGVRTEIKMKKKDNEEISVLILLSKAQVDKETTYTAFIQNIEIELF
- a CDS encoding response regulator, which translates into the protein MFTRKANSSKNLEKNFKILEAENEQLRKSLLDNSNHYSIEYFFKYLQTENVDLLIVNTENLTTKLLFQGQNMNVLLLFPNSILDLKNLLPDEDQESFLQTIKRSESKGTLKFRSKLNVQRNDFKETKPIEFVFSPLQQGSILLAIKDITELTKQQKELSKTREKMEESDKLKTILLSNISHQIRTPLNSITGFSELLATEEPDIIKRKEYIEIIKRQSKRILNLIDNISEVSKLESGKINISKTVCNLDLMLNELLLGLNQQRTETRKEAVSLELLLPEKKSPEVLCDTGRLQQVLLNLVYYSLRYTQQGKIQFGYQIDEISQKLEFFLHDTSDGLTKEEQKTVFDRFMVIDKSEAGKLEDPGLGLTIAREIVKALGGRIWVESEKEKGTSFFFQIPFEVADETHHDGMPEELLLTKPFNFANKVILIVDDEDVNAMFLEAVFQETGAQTIFAKNGIQAVDLLKSINKIDLVLMDLKMPLMNGIAATKEIRKFNKTVPIIAQTALASEEDKNECLSAGCNNVILKPIEVLELMQMVSENLNI